A single region of the Pararge aegeria chromosome 20, ilParAegt1.1, whole genome shotgun sequence genome encodes:
- the LOC120632846 gene encoding cyclin-dependent kinase 7 has translation MEEPTLRYEKIDFLGEGQFATVYKARDVKTDKIVAVKKIKIGSRMEARDGINRTALREIKLLQELQHINLIGLLDVFGQKSNVSLVFDFMDTDLEIIVKDSNIVLTPGNVKAYTIMTLKGLEYLHQNWILHRDLKPNNLLINREGILKIGDFGLAKAFGSPTRINTHQVVTRWYRSPELLFGARQYGTGVDMWAVGCILAELLLRVPFLPGETDLDQLSRIFQVFGTPTEEIWPGMKSLTDYVQYKQFPAQELRHIFSAASDDLIQLLESLLSLYPPRRCDCTQALQMPYFSNKPAPSAGAKLPMPTFLFKMESEKPSLKRKLMDNIDGGSLAKKLLQF, from the exons ATGGAAGAACCAACGTTACGTTATGAGAAGATAGACTTCTTGGGAGAGGGTCAG TTTGCAACAGTATACAAAGCTCGAGATGTAAAAACGGATAAAATAGTTGCagtcaagaaaataaaaattggatCAAGAATGGAAGCTCGAGATGGAATAAACCGGACTGCTCTTCGAGAAATTAAATTGCTTCAAGAATTGCAGCATATAAACCTTATTGGACTTTTAG ATGTATTTGGACAAAAATCAAATGTCTCATTGGTATTTGATTTTATGGATACTGACTTAGAGATAATTGTTAAAGATAGTAACATTGTACTTACGCCAGGAAATGTTAAGGCTTACACAATCATGACTCTGAAGG GTTTGGAATATTTACATCAGAATTGGATATTACATAGAGATCTGAAGCCCAATAATTTGCTAATTAACAGAGAAGGCATCTTAAAAATTGGTGATTTTGGGTTAGCAAAAGCCTTTGGCTCACCAACAAGAATTAACACTCACCAAGTAGTCACAAGATGGTACAG ATCACCGGAACTGCTGTTTGGTGCAAGGCAATACGGAACTGGGGTAGATATGTGGGCTGTAGGCTGCATATTGGCTGAACTGTTACTAAGGGTACCCTTTCTGCCAGGAGAGACAGACCTCGATCAACTTTCACGTATATTCCAAGTTTTTGGAACACCAACTGAAGAAATATGGCCT GGTATGAAGAGCTTAACAGACTATGTCCAATACAAGCAGTTCCCAGCACAGGAGCTTCGGCATATATTTAGCGCTGCGTCAGATGATCTGATACAGTTGTTAGAGAGTTTGCTTTCCCTGTACCCGCCGCGTCGCTGCGACTGCACTCAGGCCTTGCAAATGCCATACTTTAG TAACAAGCCAGCGCCATCTGCAGGAGCAAAACTGCCAATGCccacttttttattcaaaatggaATCGGAGAAACCATCACTGAAAAGAAAACTAATGGACAATATTGATGGTGGATCACTTGCAAAAAAGCTTCTCCAATTTTAG
- the LOC120632845 gene encoding uncharacterized protein LOC120632845 — MQWNQPFESYGLQSYPKTASPAFTQIVGEGDVTAVTFLDGSVQFYFIPTIRQNQLPYPCTVKNPYGSLFPNPTNAEVWFVRSITNPQQSVNIPVPPLFNIQLPNTFGDCPPYSPPNYYMNTNPATYHEYTQKFHNDAWTSTTDIHYFYPSLRRAKYLQYCSETQTDPFQQNNNLGQNGKLNRPCLCGPSSSLKEQNSNNAECDCYPKVQIKSSHSCMSVDSESETERRKSIKFKKTSAKHKNTSKRDHIRFCECDQVRKSTSNKFVTTYADQATEDVAKDGQGTQTEMSKSTNKSDIKVEKPKPKQKARNSKARNPIIKLSSSSESCPFCDYCTCSTSKTD; from the exons atgcagTGGAATCAGCCATTTGAAAGCTACGGCTTACAGAGTTATCCAAAAACAG cGTCACCAGCATTCACACAAATAGTAGGCGAAGGAGATGTTACGGCAGTAACGTTTCTGGATGGCAgtgtacagttttattttatcccaacaATCAGACAAAACCAGTTACCGTATCCATGTACTGTGAAGAATCCGTATGGCAGTCTTTTTCCTAATCCAACTAACGCAGAGGTCTGGTTTGTTCGAAGCATCACAAATCCCCAACAGAGTGTAAATATTCC tgtTCCACCACTTTTTAATATTCAACTCCCAAATACATTTGGAGATTGTCCACCTTACTCGCCTCCAAACTATTATATGAATACGAATCCAGCTACATACCACGAATATACACAGAAG tttcacAATGACGCATGGACATCAACAACAGATATTCATTACTTTTATCCAAGCTTACGACGAGCGAAGTATTTGCAATACTGTTCAGAAACTCAAACTGATCCTTTCCAGCAAAACAACAATCTTGGACAAAATGGTAAACTTAACAGACCCTGTCTTTGTGGACCAAGTTCAAGTTTAAAGGAACAGAATAGCAATAATGCAGAATGCGATTGCTATCCAAAAGTGCAAATTAAGTCTAGTCATAGTTGCATGTCGGTTGATAGCGAAAGCGAAACAGAAAGACGGAAAtccataaaatttaagaaaacgtCTGCGAAACACAAAAATACCTCTAAAAGAGATCACATCAGATTTTGTGAATGCGATCAGGTCAGAAAGAGTACTTCAAACAAATTTGTAACGACGTATGCCGATCAAGCGACCGAAGACGTTGCGAAGGATGGTCAAGGTACACAGACAGAAATGTCCAAGTCGACGAACAAAAGCGATATCAAAGTAGAGAAACCTAAGCCCAAACAAAAAGCACGGAATTCAAAAGCACGGAATCCAATAATCAAATTAAGTAGCTCAAGCGAGAGTTGTCCGTTCTGCGATTACTGCACATGTAGTACTTCGAAAACCGATTAG
- the LOC120632840 gene encoding DET1 homolog: MNTSAHNVYYEDIPPEKLNEGEFFCTEKIVPRKIKPQNLVLRLMEREVYGSRKPGAHLHVVREFYQNVFPNLTIVNVEKPPCFLRKFSPDGKHFIAFSADQTSLEIYEYRGAAAAGDLVAGYPSDLLNADADAHHRIRTHIFYRFFKPKFTVNVCQQRLVARSELNPGQLPFMEQQLNRECSLFTEDGRYVIVGSAAHIPDDLRPHFYHIHSNNEAVTPTIRSALEDYSLHLVDLHHGKLCDKKHFRTDKIYLSHNQGIYLYKELLAVLSVQHQTIHLFQIVDGMLIEIRKIGRFCYDDDPFIVSSVFAPVVNERPYCEETINSLKHRLLVFLFKRAKTITDDTKDPLELRKFYKYFDMFKSLRMWKMQLLDEDHLFIKYASEEVVTLRVAEPNSQSSFFVIYNISESKILEVYENTSEGLLQLFENYCDCFRNARLCADSQFTCSPSNNLYARLTQQRFKQTIVRAIYGGRTEATKRILAQLPISAQSYSGSPYLDLGLFSYDDKWVSVMERPKAYGEYPIRFYARDSGLLKFKIYAGVLGQTVPASARRLVAFTFHPTDPFAISVQRTNSEYIVNFHIRNAVFS; the protein is encoded by the exons atgaatACAAGTGCTCATAATGTGTATTATGAAGACATTCCACCTGAAAAACTTAACGAAGGAGAATTCTTTTGCACAGAAAAGATAGTTCCTAGGAAAATAAAGCCCCAAAACCTAGTATTAAGACTTATGGAACGGGAGGTATATGGTTCCCGGAAGCCAGGTGCACATCTGCATGTTGTTCGAGAGTTCTACCAGAATGTCTTCCCTAATTTGACAATAGTCAACGTTGAGAAACCTCCATGTTTTCTGAGAAAGTTCAGTCCAGATGGGAAACATTTCATAGCATTTTCTGCTGATCAAACTTCACTGGAG atttatgAGTACAGAGGAGCTGCAGCAGCTGGTGATCTGGTAGCCGGTTACCCCTCAGATCTGTTAAATGCTGATGCCGATGCTCATCACAGAATACGCACACACATATTTTACAGATTCTTCAAG CCGAAATTTACAGTTAATGTATGTCAACAAAGACTTGTTGCTAGGTCAGAATTAAATCCTGGCCAGCTACCATTTATGGAGCAGCAATTGAACAGAGAATGTAGTCTTTTCACTGAGGATGGCCGCTATGTCATTGTTGGCTCTGCTGCTCACATACCTGATGATTTGAGACCtcatttttatcatatacataGCAACAATGAAGCAGTCACACCAACTATCAG GTCTGCACTTGAGGATTATTCTCTCCATTTAGTTGATCTGCACCATGGCAAATTATGTGATAAGAAACATTTCAGGACTGACAAAATCTACCTTTCACATAATCAAGGCATTTATCTATACAAAGAATTACTAGCGGTTCTATCAGTGCAACATCAAACAATACATTTGTTTCAAATTGTTGATGGCATGTTAATAGAAATTAGAAAAATAGGTCGCTTTTGTTATGATGACGATCCATTCATTGTCAGCTCAGTGTTCGCCCCAGTTGTAAATGAGCGACCATACTGCGAAGAAACTATAAATAGCTTAAAACATAGGCTGCTTGTGTTCCTATTTAAAAGGGCGAAAACTATAACCGACGATACTAAAGACCCTTTGGAAttgagaaaattttataaatactttgatATGTTCAAGAGTTTGAGAATGTGGAAAATGCAGTTATTGGACGAGGatcatttattcataaagtaTGCTAGTGAAGAAGTAGTGACGCTGAGGGTTGCGGAACCAAATAGCCAGTCCTCTTTTTTCGTAATATACAACATCAGTGAGAGTAAAATCTTGGAGGTGTATGAAAATACTTCCGAAGGGCTGCTGCAACTGTTTGAGAATTACTGCGACTGCTTTAGAAATGCGAGATTATGTGCTGACTCTCAATTTACCTGTTCCCCGTCAAATAACTTGTATGCGAGGTTGACGCAACAGAGATTCAAGCAGACAATCGTGCGGGCTATATACGGAGGGCGCACGGAGGCGACTAAAAGGATTCTTGCACAGTTGCCGATTAGCGCTCAGTCGTACAGTGGTTCGCCATACTTGGATTTGGGACTCTTCAGTTATGACGACAAATGGGTTTCTGTTATGGAAAGGCCTAAAGCATATGGGGAGTATCCAATACG tttttatgCTCGAGATTCCGGATTgctgaaattcaaaatttacgCTGGAGTGTTGGGCCAGACGGTACCAGCGAGTGCGCGGCGCCTCGTCGCCTTTACATTCCACCCAACCGACCCCTTCGCTATAAGCGTGCAAAGAACAAACTCCGAATATATTGTCAACTTCCACATAAGAAATGCAGTCTTCAGCTGA